In Saccharicrinis fermentans DSM 9555 = JCM 21142, a genomic segment contains:
- a CDS encoding site-specific integrase codes for MRTTDFAKHLTDFLTTYLVDERGASENTIKSYRDTFVQLIGYINKVEGININLITLSTITRDRVAAFLDWIQKEKKVGASTRNNRLVAIHSFIKYVQYHHPDNIFEFQRILAIKSKRHERGKVNYLSLDGIKLLLSMPDAKIRKGRRDLALLSVMYDVGARVQEAADLTVQDLHKEKPYYVTIHGKGRKIRTVPMLEEQMKILLSYMEENGLLKSECRPYPLFTNNRKEKLTRGGTTHIVKKYAAMARSENDEIMPKSICCHTLRHSKAMHLLQAGVNLVYIRDILGHVSIQTTEIYARADSKQKREAIEKAYKNVSPEIVPLWERNEDILDCAETFSLLILESLSKE; via the coding sequence ATGAGAACGACTGATTTTGCAAAGCACCTAACAGACTTCCTCACAACATACCTTGTTGATGAAAGAGGGGCAAGTGAGAATACAATAAAGTCTTATCGGGACACTTTTGTCCAACTTATTGGGTATATCAACAAAGTTGAAGGTATAAACATAAACCTGATCACTCTATCCACCATAACAAGAGACAGGGTGGCTGCATTCTTGGATTGGATACAGAAAGAGAAAAAAGTGGGGGCATCCACCAGAAATAACCGCCTGGTTGCCATCCATTCCTTCATCAAGTATGTTCAATATCATCACCCTGATAATATTTTTGAGTTCCAAAGAATTTTGGCTATCAAGAGCAAACGTCACGAGCGGGGTAAAGTAAACTATCTTAGCTTGGACGGAATAAAGTTGCTATTGTCCATGCCGGATGCTAAGATTCGAAAAGGTCGTCGAGACTTGGCCCTATTATCCGTTATGTATGATGTCGGAGCTCGCGTACAAGAAGCCGCTGATCTGACGGTTCAAGATCTCCACAAGGAGAAACCATATTACGTCACAATCCATGGTAAAGGGCGGAAAATACGAACTGTTCCGATGCTGGAAGAACAAATGAAAATATTATTATCCTACATGGAGGAAAATGGGCTCTTGAAAAGTGAGTGCCGTCCTTATCCACTATTTACCAATAATAGAAAGGAAAAGCTAACCCGAGGTGGAACAACACATATTGTCAAAAAATATGCGGCGATGGCACGCTCTGAAAATGACGAAATTATGCCTAAAAGTATTTGTTGCCACACCCTAAGACACTCAAAGGCAATGCACCTGTTACAAGCAGGGGTAAACTTAGTATATATCAGGGATATATTAGGACATGTATCCATACAAACCACAGAAATATATGCAAGGGCTGATTCAAAGCAGAAACGAGAGGCCATCGAAAAAGCATATAAAAATGTTTCTCCTGAAATCGTTCCTCTTTGGGAAAGGAATGAGGATATACTTGATTGCGCTGAAACCTTTTCTTTATTGATTCTTGAGTCCTTATCAAAGGAATAA